The Mesorhizobium sp. B2-8-5 genome segment GCGCCAGTCACATCTGCGATCGGAGCCAGCGCTTCAATCCAATGCGGAACGAAATTCGACCCATCGCCGTTTTGACGATTGGCGGTCGTTCGGGCCGTCCTTCAGTCCCCAGCCATCGATGCAGCGCGACAGGAGCCAACCATGGACGCCATCGTCACCAAGAACGACCTCAAATCCGATGCCAAGAAAGAATCGATCGACCTGCTCAACGCCAGGCTTGCCGACGCTATCGACCTGGCCCTGATCACCAAGCAAGCGCACTGGAACGTCAAAGGCCCGCAATTCATCGCCATCCATGAGATGCTCGATGAATTCCGCGAGGAGATCGACGGCCATGTCGACATCGTCGCCGAGCGCGCCGTCCAGCTCGGCGGCACCGCGCATGGCACCTCGCAGGACGTGTCGAAGACGACCAGGCTAAAACCCTATCCGACCGACATCCACAAGACCAAGGATCATCTGGCGGCGCTGATCGACCGCTATGCGGCGGCGGCCAAGCTGACCCGCGAAGCGATCGACGAGGCGGACGACGCCGGCGATGCCGACACCGCCGATATCTTCACCGCCTATTCTCGCTCGCTCGATAAATTGCTGTGGTTCCTGGAGGCGCACACGCAGGAAAAGGAATAACCGGGAACTGTTCTTGCTTGGCCGGCCGGATCAGCCGGCCATCGCCTTTTCAGCACTGGCCGCGCTTGGCGTATCCGAGGCGCGCGACACCAGCGTGGTCATGATCTCGGCGGCGGCAAGCGCGGCGATCACCGGCGGCCGCTTGTCCTTCACCGCATTGCCGCCGATCGGCGAGATGAGGCGATTGAATTCGGCCTCGCTGCCCTCGGCCGACTTCAGGAACCAGCTCTTGAAAGTGGCCTTCTTTGTCTTCGAGCCGATCATGCCGACATAGGCGGTATCTCCGCGCTTCAATGCTTCGGCGACGATCAGGAAATCCAAGGCATGGTCATGCGTTAGGATGGCGAAGGCCGACCCAGCCGGCGCCTCGCGCACTACTGCTTCGGGCATCGGCGTCAGCCGGGTCTCCACCGTTTCCGGCATGCCTTCCAGCGCGTCGGCGCGGGTTTCGACGACGACGACGTGGATCGGCAGCAGCGCCAGCGACGCGGCCAGCGCCTGGCCGACATGGCCGCCGCCAAAGAGATAGACATGCGGAAGATGCGCCTCTTCGGCTTCTGCGTTGGCGATCAGCCTTTCTTCGATTGTCCTATCGACCAATCTGATCAGCACTTCGACACGTCCGCCGCAACATTGGCCGATTTCCGGCCCAAGCGGCACGTCGAGCGTGGCGCAGACCTCATCGACCTCGATGCGGGCCTGTTCACCCTCCCCATTGTCGCGAGGCGAGGAGCGCAGCATCTGCCGCGCCTTGTCGATCGCCATATATTCGAGCTGACCGCCCCCGATCGTACCGAAGATCGATGACGAAGAGACAAGCATAAAGGCGCCGGCCTCGCGCGGTGTCGAGCCTTTGGTGGCCGCCACCTCGACGAGAGCGACCCGGCCAGCTTTGCCGAAAAACGTCTTCAGGCTTTGCACTTTCGAGTTCATCGTCTGCATTCCTAGATCGTGATGGCGTTTCATTGAACGCCCTCACGATCTAACTCTTCGTTGGAGCATGATCTTTCTCCGAAAACCGGTTCCCACTTTTCGGGATCATGCCCTAGCGCCGAAATATAGTGTTTTTCGGCCGAATTGCACGTTTTAGGCCGGCTTTTCGGCTTCCCGCTTCAACCGCTCGATCGCCGTCAGCACCCGCTCCGGCGTCGCCGGCGCGTCCAGGCGCGGACAGATCTTGTGGTCGGCCACGCTCGCGACCGCGTCCGACAGCGCATGCAGCACCGACATGCCGTGCGGCAGCGGCGGCTCGCCGACCGCCTTTGAGCGATGGATGGTCGGCTCATAGGCCGACGACCAGTCGGTCAGCTTGACGTTGAAGATCTTTGGACGGTCGGACGCGAGCGGGATCTTGTAGGTCGACGGCGCATGCGTCCGCAGCCGGCCGCTATCGTCCCACCACAATTCCTCCGTCGTCAGCCAGCCCATGCCCTGGATGAACCCGCCCTCGATCTGGCCGAGGTCGATCGCCCGGTTCAGCGAGCGGCCGGCGTCGTGCAGGATATCGGTGCGCTCGACGACATATTCACCGGTGAGCGTGTCGACTGAGACCTCCGAGCAGGCCGCGCCATAGGCGTAATAGTAGAAGGCATGGCCGCGGCCCTTGCTACGGTCCCAATGGATCTTCGGCGTCTTGTAGAAACCGGCCGCCGAGAGCTGGATGCGGTTGATATAGGCCTGCTTGACAAGATCATTGAAGGCCACTTCCTGATTGCCGACGCGCACCCGGTTGGGCAGGAACACGACCTGGTCGTGCGGCACCTGGTATTTGTCGGCGGCGAAGTCGGTCAGCCGCTTGCGGATCTGGCGGGCGGCGTCCTGCGCCGCCATTCCGTTGAGGTCGGCGCCGGAAGACGCGGCCGTCGGCGAGGTGTTCGGCACCTTGGCGGTGGTGGTCGCGGTGATCTTGACCCGGTCGAGATCGATCTGGAATTCTTCCGCCACGACCTGGGCCACCTTGAGATGCAGGCCCTGGCCCATCTCGGTGCCGCCATGGTTCATGTGGACCGAACCGTCGGCATAGACATGCACCAGCGCGCCGGCCTGGTTGGCCTCCGTCTTGGTGAATGAGATGCCGAACTTCACCGGCGTCATCGCCAGCCCGCGCTTGACGAACCGGCTGTTGTTGTTGAAGGCGCTGATCTCGCGGCGGCGCCGCGCATAGTTCGCGCTTTCCTCCAGTTCGGCGACGATGCGCTGGATGATGCAGTCCTCGACCTTCTGGTGGTAGGGCGTGATGCTGCGCTCGCCGATCGCCTCCATGGGATCGTAAAAGTTCAGCTTGCGGATTTCGAGCGAGTCCTTGCCGACGGCGAAGGCCACCTCGTCGATGACGCGCTCGGCGCCGACCATGCCTTGCGGGCCGCCGAAGCCGCGGAAGGCGGTGTTGGAGACGGTATTGGTGTAGAGCGGCGCCGACTTGGCGTGCACCGCCGGATAGAAATAGGCGTTGTCGCAGTGGAACAGCGCGCGGTCGCCGACCGGACCGGACAGATCGGCGGAAAAGCCGCAACGCAGCGCATAGGTGAAGTCGACGCCGAGGATGTTGCCCTCGTCGTCGAAGCCGACTTCATAATCGATGGCGAAATCATGCCGCTTGCCGGTGGCGGTCATGTCCTCGTCGCGGTCGAGCCTGATCTTGACCGCGCGCTTCAATTTCTTGGCGGCAATGGCGGCGATCGCCGCGCACTGGTTGGCCTGGGTTTCCTTGCCGCCGAAGCCGCCGCCCATGCGGCGCACTTCGACCGTGACAGCATGGCTCGGCACGCCGAGCGCATGCGCGACCAGATGCTGCGTTTCGCTCGGGCCCTGCGTCGAACAATAGACGATCACCTCGTCGTCCTCGCCAGGGATCGCCAGCGAGACCTGGCCTTCGAGATAGAAATGATCCTGGCCGCCGAGCCACATGCGGTTCTTGATGCGGCGGGGAGCCGCCGCGATCGCC includes the following:
- the dps gene encoding DNA starvation/stationary phase protection protein Dps, encoding MDAIVTKNDLKSDAKKESIDLLNARLADAIDLALITKQAHWNVKGPQFIAIHEMLDEFREEIDGHVDIVAERAVQLGGTAHGTSQDVSKTTRLKPYPTDIHKTKDHLAALIDRYAAAAKLTREAIDEADDAGDADTADIFTAYSRSLDKLLWFLEAHTQEKE
- the xdhC gene encoding xanthine dehydrogenase accessory protein XdhC; protein product: MNSKVQSLKTFFGKAGRVALVEVAATKGSTPREAGAFMLVSSSSIFGTIGGGQLEYMAIDKARQMLRSSPRDNGEGEQARIEVDEVCATLDVPLGPEIGQCCGGRVEVLIRLVDRTIEERLIANAEAEEAHLPHVYLFGGGHVGQALAASLALLPIHVVVVETRADALEGMPETVETRLTPMPEAVVREAPAGSAFAILTHDHALDFLIVAEALKRGDTAYVGMIGSKTKKATFKSWFLKSAEGSEAEFNRLISPIGGNAVKDKRPPVIAALAAAEIMTTLVSRASDTPSAASAEKAMAG
- the xdhB gene encoding xanthine dehydrogenase molybdopterin binding subunit, coding for MNKHATPSLKAEKIVGGVATDQRHDSAHKHVSGTAVYIDDMPEPAGTLHVGLGLSKVAHGALKSVDLSAVRSAPGVIDVLTYADVPGGNDVSPSNMHDDPVLAEANVQFYGQPIFAVVAGTREEARRAARLAKIEYDELPAVIDIWNLDPVKDRQVTTPLTLKRGDAAAAIAAAPRRIKNRMWLGGQDHFYLEGQVSLAIPGEDDEVIVYCSTQGPSETQHLVAHALGVPSHAVTVEVRRMGGGFGGKETQANQCAAIAAIAAKKLKRAVKIRLDRDEDMTATGKRHDFAIDYEVGFDDEGNILGVDFTYALRCGFSADLSGPVGDRALFHCDNAYFYPAVHAKSAPLYTNTVSNTAFRGFGGPQGMVGAERVIDEVAFAVGKDSLEIRKLNFYDPMEAIGERSITPYHQKVEDCIIQRIVAELEESANYARRRREISAFNNNSRFVKRGLAMTPVKFGISFTKTEANQAGALVHVYADGSVHMNHGGTEMGQGLHLKVAQVVAEEFQIDLDRVKITATTTAKVPNTSPTAASSGADLNGMAAQDAARQIRKRLTDFAADKYQVPHDQVVFLPNRVRVGNQEVAFNDLVKQAYINRIQLSAAGFYKTPKIHWDRSKGRGHAFYYYAYGAACSEVSVDTLTGEYVVERTDILHDAGRSLNRAIDLGQIEGGFIQGMGWLTTEELWWDDSGRLRTHAPSTYKIPLASDRPKIFNVKLTDWSSAYEPTIHRSKAVGEPPLPHGMSVLHALSDAVASVADHKICPRLDAPATPERVLTAIERLKREAEKPA